In Serratia liquefaciens ATCC 27592, the genomic stretch GTGCAGCTGGAAGCGGCCAAACTGTGGAGCGTGTGGGAAGGGGAGACGGTGACCTTGCTGCCCAGCAGCGAGTCGGCTTCTTTTGGCGAGGACGATTTCGCGCTGGCGTTCGCCCGTATCGAAAACCACTACTTTACTCATCTGGGCTTCCTGGACAGCGACGATCAACTGCTGCGCAACGTTCCGCTGATCCGTCATATTCCGGCGGTGATCATCCATGGCCGTTACGATATGGCTTGCCAGGTACAAAACGCCTGGGATCTGGCGAAGGCTTGGCCGGAGGCGGAGCTGCATATTGTCGAGGGGGCCGGACACTCATTCGATGAGCCCGGCATCCTGCACCAGTTAATGCTGGCGACCGACAAATTTGCCGGCAAATGACACCGAGCCCGCCACTACGGCGGGCTTTTATTATTTGGATTTCGGTTCGTACGGCAGGCGCGAATACTTGTGCGATTCGGCACGGTAGTGCGCCACGCGTTCGCGGAAATAATCACGCAGGTGTTCGGGCTGTTCACGCTCAACCATTTCGGGGATCACCGGCATGTTGTAGCGCTCTTTGAACGCCACGCCGGAAGCTGCGAGATCAACGTTCACTTTGTCCATCTCTTCTTTGGAAAGCTCTGCCAAATTGTAACCCACCGTATTCTCCTTACTGTTACCGCATTGGATCAGCGCAGAAGGTAATCCACCCGGCGGCGCTTGGCAAGCCTGAAGCGCGCAGGGGGAGATGGTCACCAATAACCGGTAACGGAAAAGGTTATTTATTATTCGTTCAGCAATGCAATTCATTTATTATTTTAAATAAGAATGATTCGCTTTTTGATTAAATTTACAGATGGAAATAGTTATCATAATTATTTAAATGAATAATTGGTGTTTTTCATAACTAGTTGATTTTATTTTAATTTAAAATTAAATCATCGATGATGTAAATCAGGTGTGTTTATTTTGTTTTCGTCAGGGCATAATGCGGAAAAATTAAGTTGATACCTGCAAAATAAAGGAATGATTATGCTGACGCCTGAAATGACCAAAAAGCTGAATGAGCAACTGAACCTGGAGTTCTACTCTGCCAACCTGTATCTGCAAATGAGTGCCTGGTGCAGCGATAAAGGCTTTGAAGGTGCCGCGGCATTCCTTAAAGAACACTCTCAGGAAGAGATGCAGCACATGCAGCGCCTGTTCGAATACCTCAGTGATACCGGTGCACTGCCGCTGTTGGGCACCATCGCCGCGCCGCCGGTTGAGTTTGGTTCCCTGGCAGAGGTGTTCCAACAGACGTACGAACATGAGCAACTGATCACCCGCCAGATTAATGAACTGGCGCACGCGGCAATGACCGCTCATGACTATTCAACCTTCAACTTCCTGCAGTGGTATGTTGCCGAGCAGCACGAAGAAGAGAAGCTGTTCAAGTCCGTACTGGATAAACTGGCGCTGGTGGGCAACAGCGGCAATGCCCTGTTCTTCATTGATAAAGATCTGAAGAAAATGGGTGCGGCCGGCGAAAACGGTAACGGCCAGGCCTAATCCTTTTGTAGAAAACCGCGTGTCGGCGTTGGCCGGTGCGCGGTTTTTTTATGCCCTGCATTTATCGCGGTTTTACAGCGATATGTGCTACTGGATCGCAAAATGCCAGCGTTCTGCTCGACTTGCATAATGACACTCGTTATCATTTGACGCGATACGCTACAGGGAAGGTTGAGAGTCAAAACAGGGGGTTACTCCCATAATTCTGTTTACCCGTGGCGCAATCATCTGCGGTGGGTTGGGCTGCTGATACATCGCCCTGGCGGTTAGCCTGGCTCCTTATCACCCTCGATTATTGCTTTAAGGGATATCACTGTGATCGGTAAAATTCGGACTTCTTATCGCCTGCTTTCCACCATTTTCGTGCTGTTTGTCGGGCTGTCCTCACAGCAGGCACTGGCGCATGCCCATTTAAAAGTTGAAACGCCGGCGGCAGATGCCAGCGTGAGTCCGGCACCCAAGGTGCTGACGCTCAATTTCTCCGAGGGTATTGAGCCCAACTTCAGCGGCATTAAAATCACCGGCCCAGACAACGCCGAAGTGAAAACCGGCAAGCTGCAGCTCGATGCGAACAACAATACCCAGGTCAATCTGCCTATCGAAGGCGATCTGGCGGCAGGCAAATATAACGTCAGCTGGCATGTGGTGTCGGTCGACGGTCATAAAACCAAGGGCCAATACAGCTTCACCGTAAACTGACCCATGAGTCTGGCGACCCTGTTTGTCCTGTGTCGCTTTGTGCACTTTGCGGCGGTGATGCTGATGTTTGGCTCCAGCTTATTCACCGCCTTATTGTCGCCGCAGCGCCTTTCTACGTATCTCACCCGTGATGTGCGTCCTTTGTTGGTCTCTTGCACCTGGCTTGCCGGGCTTTCCGCTATTGCGTTGCTGGCTATTCAGGCCGGGCAGATGGGGGACGGCTGGGCAGATACCTGGCGGCTGGACGTGTGGTGGGCGGTACTGGGCACCACCTTTGGCGAGGTTTGGCGCTGGCACCTGGGCATTTCAATGCTGGCATTGCTGAGCCTGTGGCTCGCCGAGCCACGTCGTACACAACTGCTGGCGCTGCTTTCCACATTGCTGTTGGTCAGCATGGCGTTTATCGGCCATGCGGCGATGCATGGTGGGGGGCTTGGCGCACTGCATCGTTTCAATCATGCGCTGCACCTGCTGGCGGCCGGGTACTGGTTTGGCAGCCTGTTGCCGCTGCTGGTCTGTTTGCGCTATCTGGTCCAACCGCAGTGGCGCAGCGACGCGGTGACCACATTGATACGCTTCTCGCGCTGGGGACACCTGGCTGTGGCGCTGGTGCTGCTGACCGGCGTAATCAACAGTTTGATCATTCTCGGCAGTTGGCCGTTGGACGTAGATTCTCCGTACCAACGCCTGCTGCTGTTTAAAACCGCGCTGGTGGCGCTGATGGTTATGGTGGCATTAGCCAACCGCTACGCCGTCGTCCCGGCGATGAGCAGCATGCCAAGGCTGGCGCAGCGCGGGCTGGTGCTTGCCTGCTGGGCGGAGTTGGGGTTAGGGGCGGTAGTGCTGCTGTTGGTCAGTTTATTTGCAACCTATGCGCCGGTATAACATTCCGGCTTGCCGGATGCCCCCAAACTGCGGGAAAATTGAATCAAATAGCAACCCTAAGGCCATAACATGAAATCGGTATTACTTGGCATGACGCTGCTGGCAACCGCGACCGGTGCTTTGGCAGCAGACCAACTGGTGAACATCACCAAGCTGGAATACGGCAAGCAGTGGGCGTTCACCAAAGAAGAAGTGACGCTGCAGTGCCGCAGCGGCGGTGCGTTGTTCGTGCTCAACAACAGCACGCTAATGCAGTACCCGCTTAACGCGGCCGCAGAAGCGCAGGTGAAAGCAGGGCAGCAACGCGCTCAACCGCTGGACGTGATCCTGCTCGATGACGCCGCCAATCCGGGCCATAAGATGAGTGTTGAGCCGTACCGCGAACGCGCCGAGAAGCTCTGCGCGAACTAATCGCTTATCCCCCAATGGCTTAGTACGAGGTTAACCGGTGATGAATAATTGCACGAAATTAATTCCGTAATGAAACTATCACCGGCCGTGCGGCTGGCTGGCAAAAATAGCGCGGTAAGCTACTCTTAAAGTGCACGGCTGAACAAGCCTTGCACAAAATGCCAACTTTTAGCGCACGGCTCTCTCCCAAGAGCCATTTCCCTAGACCGAATATAGGAATCGTATTCGGTCTTTTTTTGTGTTTGATTTTAAAGAGATTATTTACTTTTGTCCGAAATGTGTTCGAATTTTGATATTCGGTCTTTTTCAGAATCACGTGCTCTTTTACCATCGTATTGAGGTATTTCAGCGTCTTCATCTCTGAAGTATGCCCCATACTTTATGCGCAAAATCCCTTCCTCATTCCTTTTCATACAACCGCCCAGCCAGGCTCCTGACCTCGTGGAACGTCGGCGGGTTATCCTCAAACTCGAGTGCTGAGGCTTTTCGCGTAGCAACAAACTTTTTTGTTAACCCATAGGGTGTAAGGATCCGTTAGGGCCATTTTTCTGATGCCGGCGCTTAGTAGAAAATTTCTCGTGCTAGGCCCTTCGGCAGAGATCGATCACTGCTCCCAACTGCAGGCCATGCATTTCAGTTTTAGGTCGAGGGTGGGGAGATTAGGTCGTCAGTTTTGCCCTGTTTTACCTGCAGATGGTCGTCTACGACATGGTCAAAGCGCATCCGTGTCAAATCTTCACGCCGTTGCCCGGTGTTCAGTGCCAGATCTATCGCTAAATTGAACCACGCTGGCACCGCGGTTGCGTATACTGCTTCTCGTGTGGGGAAGTGTTGCGCCAATTCCAGCCGAGTGCGCGTTACCACGACTTTTGCCTCGCGGAGAATACTGATGAGCTGTTGGTCGGAAAAACGCTTCTTCATGGGGATGTCCTCATGTGACTTATTAAGACATTACTAACATCGGGGTGTACTAATCAACGGGGAGCAGGACACTTATACGAGAAATAAATTTATACTGAATGCGGGTTACATAATGAAGCAGCCTTATTATTGCTGCTCCATACTATCAAGTATCTATAAGCGTTAAGTTAGTGTGAATATGTTTTTTTTCGAATACGAAACAACACCTGATATTGTTTCTACATTTCGCTTCCAGTCATTTCCCGAGTATCCTTCCATAGTAAGTGAGCCAGATATCCTTGGGTTTGCTAACGATGGGCCAGATATCGTTACATTGCCCCATTGAAGGTTCATAGAGCCAGTGCCATTTACGATAATTGGTGGTTTTATTCCTTGCTTGTTTACAATGGATATACGGTCTAGCTTTGGTGAAATATCATTTGCAACAGTAATAGCTGTGCCAAACACCCTTTCAATGTATATATTTTGCACTCTAGCTGGTGCTAAAAAAATTAAAATGTTGTTAGTCACGGCTGATGAGGTAGATATAAGAGAAATGTTATTAATTGTCGCAGGTTTTGCAATTGTTACTGAGTCACCCCCATCTTGGTTGTTCATTTGAGATATGTAAATTGAATCAATGGTAACCCCGGCAGTATTTATATAAACATCATTGTTTATTGCGCTTTCACCAAATAGATTTATATTTCCAATATAACCACGTGTTATTTTTTTATCTGCAGAATCACCGATTGAGAAAAATGGGTGTTTGCTAACGTTATACTTACTTCTGGCAGAGAATGAACTTATATAAAAATCAGAACACCCCGGGTTTATGCCGAGTCCAGTGAAGATATTCTCGCATTTTATATCGCCAATAGCAGCATTAGTCACATTAAGCCATATGGCCGCTGAACTGAGTTCTGCTTTGAAATTATCTTTGTAGTAACTGCCCAAATTTATTCCGCCAGAAATTGTCACATTTGAAGCGTTTATGTTTAACGAGCCGGCACCATAAAACTCCCCGGCGATATTGTTAATCACGATAGACGAAGCTGGCACTCCATCCGCACCTGCGGAAATAGCGACCCCACGCGCGGCATTACTTCCATCTGCGTTATTGGCTGTAATGCACCCAGCATATTTATAATAGAATCCATCAACATGGATGTCATTTCCTTTAAGGATGAGACCATCTCCTGAACACCAGTTCACAGACGCATTGAATAACTTGTTATTTCCTCTTGATACATCTTTAGGGTACGGGTAGCAAGAGTATAGAGCGTTACGCAATTCATCACCATATAAATGTTTAGTGAGTGTTTCGCCATATGCTCTTATAACATTACACAACCCAAACCCGTTAATGTTATAAGCTTTTCCGAAACCATATGATATGCCATGCGCACCATTTACGGCATCATAAGATGAGTCTTTATTGGCAAAACCTTCAATTGTAAGATCGAAAAAATTCCATCCGTAGACAACCGCGCTTAAAGAAGGATTGGTACCACCTGTATATTGGTTAAAAGGGCTATATGCACCTGTTGTTTTTAATTTTGCACTATTTCCGTAAATAGATCTACGCTCTCCATTCTCATAGTTTTTAATAAAAGGTAGAGTGCAAGGTGATGTTAACAGATAAGTTTTACCTGGAGTTAAATACAAATTCTTACCGGTATTCGCGGCCTGGTTGAATGCAATGCTATCATCATCCTGGCCATTTCCTCTCGCACCATACCATTCAGGCATAACGATATTAATGCTTTGTTGAACATTTCCGCCCTGTTCTAAGGCAACTAACGATGCCCCCTTACCAGAAACGGTAGAGGACAAATCGTTACGGAGGTTATCGTCAGTACTTAAAGATGCCATAAATCATTCTCCTTTGTTGTTTTGCATTATTAGTTATACTGTATATTTAAACAGTGTCAAGGTGAGTGGATCATGCTTAGACAATCAGAAATATAGAGTGCATTTATGGACTCCATTACCTTCAGCTTGAAAGGTTACTCATACCTGCATACACGTGACTCCGCCATCGAGCAGTTCGGTGTTGTTAGCTGGGCAGTGAACGATATGCGATCGTGCTAGCGGGATAATTTCCGACTATTTGATGACCAATCATTAGCACTGCAATCATGGCCGAAATTTTCCCGAACCGATCCGAGAGTTTTGGTAACTGATTGAATTAAAAAAAGGAAATGGAAGGTATAGCAAGTGGGTGCGAAGGTTTTTTATTATAACTTAATGTTTTGTGGAGATATTTTTAATTTTTTGCACATATGCGCATATAAGAATCGTATTCGTTTTTTTATATTTGATTTATAAGCGTATTTTAGAAATTAGAAAAAATAAGCTGCAACCCCTGCTTTCCTCAGACTCAAATTCCGGTAACAAAACGCGCTACAGAGGAAGATCGTTTTTCTGCATGATTGCTACGAGGGGGACGAGAGGTGTGGGGGGGATAACGTGGTGATCTGTCAGCTTATAAGTGCAACAGATACATCAAGCCCTATTGGCTGAAATAGGGCTTGCGCGGGTGGCTAAACTTTCCTGTTAATGGCTCAAAACCATCAGCGGTTTGCAGCTCCCGCCCGGAAGGGATAAGCGGCAAACAGCGCGGCTACCGCTTGTTGAAGCTGCGCCTGGCTGGCAGGTTGCGCGTCTGAGTTGAGCGTGTCGCTGGCGGTTCCGCGCCAGACCAGCTGTTTCTTCTTGCTGTCCACCAGATCCACCGTCAGGGTGCCTTCGGTGTAGGTCCACAGTGTTTGATTGTATCCGCCCCAGCTGGCATAGCCCCAGCGGCCAATCGGCGCGGGGGAGTCATTCACCTGCACTTTGTTTTGTTTCATTGCGCTGCTGTAAACCAACAGGTCTGGGGATGCGCTCAGCTTATAGCCGCGCTGCTCCATCTGTTGCGCTATGGCGCTATGAATATATTTACCCGTCAGCGTTAAGTACTGCCCCTCGGCCTCTGTAGCAAAGCCGTAGGTATGGTATTGGCTAAAATTGGTGCTGTGGTCATAGTCGCTGGTCACCTGCGGCTGGTTAGCGCAGCCCGACAATAAAGCCAAGGAACTTGCGAGCAAAAGGCAAGAAAGCGAACGCATAGAAAACCCCTGTAGGATTATTAGTTTCATAAACTTAGCCCCAGAAGGTGAGCTTGGCAAATCTGGTTGGCAGGAACGGGTTAGGTGGACCGAGGGAACGAAAAACCGTAACGATCTCGCCAGAAAGAGCAGGGTGTGTGTTCCGTAGGGGGCATCAGGCGATTCAGGTCGCGGAGACCCAAACCTGTAGTGACTCGCCGGAGTTTCGGCTCGTTCACTGAAAATTAAGAACATGCTGCTGGCCGCGGTGGCAGTGGCTTTGTTACTATCGGCTCACCTAAAGTCTCAATGGTGCATTACGTTGAAAATCAAAGCGTTGTTATTTATCGCCTTAGTCGGCCTCGCCGGCTGCAGCCAGGAGGGAGCGAAAGTGAGCCAACCCGTGAATAAAGACGGAGATCATACGGAAGTGTTGCTGGTTAACAGCGCGCTGGTAGATTGCATGGGCGTTGCCCCAATGAAATGCATGCAGGTTCGCCACTCTGTACAGGGGCAGTGGGAAATGTTTTACAGCCAGATCGAAGGTTTTACCTTCGAGCCCGGCTACCGCTACCGCCTGAAGGTTAAAGTGACCGAACTGGAAAACGTCCCGGCTGACGCTTCTTCACTGCGCTATACGCTGGTTGAGCAGTTGGAAAAGAACAAGGTCTGATAGCCGTATGCAGGTCAGGGCCGAATGTCCTGACCTGATAACCTCAAAGCGATAACCCAACGTCCGCCGCTACCTGCTCAATCTGATAGCGTGAAGTCCGCGCAAGCGCAGGCTCTTTTTCAACGTAATACGCATACGCAATCACGCCAATCGACAATGCCCAGGCCCGGCCACGCAGCCAGGTGGCTTTATCAGTATCCACGGCGCGTTTAAAATCCTCGCGGTTGTCCTGACTCAATAAATTCCACGCGACAATCAAATCCACCGCCGGATCGCCAATCGCCATACCGCCCCAGTCGATCACCGCCGCTAACTTACCTTCGTTGACCAGCAGGTTGCCCGGCTGG encodes the following:
- a CDS encoding DNA polymerase III subunit theta; the encoded protein is MGYNLAELSKEEMDKVNVDLAASGVAFKERYNMPVIPEMVEREQPEHLRDYFRERVAHYRAESHKYSRLPYEPKSK
- the ftnA gene encoding non-heme ferritin, whose product is MLTPEMTKKLNEQLNLEFYSANLYLQMSAWCSDKGFEGAAAFLKEHSQEEMQHMQRLFEYLSDTGALPLLGTIAAPPVEFGSLAEVFQQTYEHEQLITRQINELAHAAMTAHDYSTFNFLQWYVAEQHEEEKLFKSVLDKLALVGNSGNALFFIDKDLKKMGAAGENGNGQA
- the yobA gene encoding CopC domain-containing protein YobA is translated as MIGKIRTSYRLLSTIFVLFVGLSSQQALAHAHLKVETPAADASVSPAPKVLTLNFSEGIEPNFSGIKITGPDNAEVKTGKLQLDANNNTQVNLPIEGDLAAGKYNVSWHVVSVDGHKTKGQYSFTVN
- the copD gene encoding copper homeostasis membrane protein CopD: MSLATLFVLCRFVHFAAVMLMFGSSLFTALLSPQRLSTYLTRDVRPLLVSCTWLAGLSAIALLAIQAGQMGDGWADTWRLDVWWAVLGTTFGEVWRWHLGISMLALLSLWLAEPRRTQLLALLSTLLLVSMAFIGHAAMHGGGLGALHRFNHALHLLAAGYWFGSLLPLLVCLRYLVQPQWRSDAVTTLIRFSRWGHLAVALVLLTGVINSLIILGSWPLDVDSPYQRLLLFKTALVALMVMVALANRYAVVPAMSSMPRLAQRGLVLACWAELGLGAVVLLLVSLFATYAPV
- a CDS encoding YebY family protein, which produces MKSVLLGMTLLATATGALAADQLVNITKLEYGKQWAFTKEEVTLQCRSGGALFVLNNSTLMQYPLNAAAEAQVKAGQQRAQPLDVILLDDAANPGHKMSVEPYRERAEKLCAN
- a CDS encoding site-specific integrase, whose amino-acid sequence is MKKRFSDQQLISILREAKVVVTRTRLELAQHFPTREAVYATAVPAWFNLAIDLALNTGQRREDLTRMRFDHVVDDHLQVKQGKTDDLISPPST
- a CDS encoding DUF4136 domain-containing protein is translated as MRSLSCLLLASSLALLSGCANQPQVTSDYDHSTNFSQYHTYGFATEAEGQYLTLTGKYIHSAIAQQMEQRGYKLSASPDLLVYSSAMKQNKVQVNDSPAPIGRWGYASWGGYNQTLWTYTEGTLTVDLVDSKKKQLVWRGTASDTLNSDAQPASQAQLQQAVAALFAAYPFRAGAANR
- a CDS encoding DUF4377 domain-containing protein, translating into MKIKALLFIALVGLAGCSQEGAKVSQPVNKDGDHTEVLLVNSALVDCMGVAPMKCMQVRHSVQGQWEMFYSQIEGFTFEPGYRYRLKVKVTELENVPADASSLRYTLVEQLEKNKV